One Sporomusaceae bacterium ACPt DNA window includes the following coding sequences:
- a CDS encoding IS110 family transposase ISDha12 — translation MANLMVGIDVSLRSHSVQFMNDCGDALESFSIPNNLIGAQTLLERILQSAQKLQSELIRVGMEATSNLGWHLAHFLKANLHQTQGSKAQVFVLNARKVARFKKGYDTLPKNDRIDAWVIADQLRFGRLPHELTSTIQFEALQRLTRTRFHLMQNIARDKTYFLNQVFLKFSGLRQDNPFSNMFGSTCLAVLQELEPEQIVSMSITELVDFLKEKGKNRFDDPEQLASFLQKLARSSYRLDKAMADPVNLSLSVMLSVIQTMEKEIAKLDKEIEKIMKSIPETLSSVKGIGPVFAAGIIAEISDIARFSHHNSLAKYAGLVWSQYQSGEFESEETKRVRTGNKYLRYYLIQAANLVRRYDSEYAAFYAEKYAQAFKHHHKRALVLTARKLVRLVFMLLKTKQLYTPPERRG, via the coding sequence ATGGCTAATCTTATGGTAGGCATTGACGTTAGCCTCCGCTCTCATTCTGTACAGTTCATGAATGATTGTGGGGATGCTTTAGAATCTTTTAGCATTCCTAATAACCTGATAGGCGCTCAAACTCTACTTGAACGTATTCTTCAATCGGCTCAAAAACTTCAATCTGAACTTATTCGTGTAGGCATGGAAGCCACTTCGAATCTTGGTTGGCATTTGGCTCATTTCCTTAAAGCTAACCTCCATCAAACCCAAGGTTCCAAAGCTCAGGTCTTTGTCCTTAATGCTAGAAAAGTGGCTCGTTTTAAGAAAGGCTATGATACTCTTCCTAAGAACGACCGCATTGATGCCTGGGTGATTGCAGATCAACTTCGGTTTGGCCGTCTTCCACATGAGTTGACTTCTACTATTCAATTTGAGGCTCTCCAGCGTTTGACCCGAACCCGCTTTCACCTTATGCAAAATATCGCCCGCGATAAAACCTACTTTCTCAATCAAGTCTTTTTGAAATTTAGTGGGCTTCGCCAAGATAATCCCTTTTCCAATATGTTTGGCTCTACTTGTTTAGCTGTTTTGCAAGAACTTGAACCTGAACAGATTGTCTCTATGTCCATTACAGAGTTAGTAGACTTTTTGAAGGAAAAAGGGAAGAATCGCTTTGACGATCCGGAGCAATTGGCTTCTTTCTTGCAAAAACTTGCCCGCTCGTCTTATCGTCTTGATAAAGCTATGGCTGATCCTGTTAATCTCTCATTATCCGTTATGCTTAGTGTTATTCAGACTATGGAAAAAGAAATTGCCAAACTGGATAAAGAGATTGAAAAAATCATGAAGTCCATTCCCGAAACCTTATCATCTGTGAAAGGGATTGGGCCGGTCTTTGCCGCCGGTATTATCGCCGAAATTAGCGATATCGCTCGCTTTTCTCACCACAATTCTCTTGCTAAGTATGCTGGACTTGTTTGGTCTCAGTACCAATCGGGAGAGTTTGAAAGTGAGGAAACCAAGCGAGTTCGTACAGGCAATAAATATCTGAGGTATTATCTAATACAGGCAGCTAACCTCGTTCGTCGATATGACAGTGAGTATGCTGCTTTTTACGCCGAAAAATATGCCCAAGCATTCAAGCATCATCACAAACGTGCTCTCGTCTTAACTGCCCGAAAACTGGTACGGTTGGTCTTTATGCTACTAAAGACCAAGCAACTGTACACACCGCCTGAGAGGAGAGGTTAG
- the moaA_1 gene encoding GTP 3',8-cyclase, translating to MTGSGTMLKMLILSLTGQCNFACKYCYAHEHPQDRMSLATAVKAVDLAAGSGKPFVLQFSGGEPLLAFDVMQDVIRIFGWDM from the coding sequence GTGACGGGTAGTGGAACCATGTTGAAGATGTTGATACTTAGCCTGACTGGGCAGTGTAATTTCGCCTGCAAGTATTGTTACGCCCATGAACATCCTCAGGATAGGATGAGTTTAGCGACTGCTGTCAAGGCTGTCGATTTGGCGGCAGGCAGCGGAAAGCCTTTTGTCCTGCAGTTTAGCGGCGGCGAACCGCTCCTGGCCTTTGATGTGATGCAGGATGTGATCCGGATTTTTGGCTGGGACATGTGA
- the rbr1 gene encoding Rubrerythrin-1 yields MKSLKGTKTAENLMKAFAGESQARNRYTYYASVAKKEGYVQIANLFTETADNEKEHAKRFFKFLVESLDGEMVEINASYPVALGDTKANLLAAAQGENEEWAELYPHFADVAEEEGFPAIAVVFRKIADVEKHHEARYRKLYNNLLNDTVFKKSSTVQWKCNNCGYIHEGETAPQICPACAHPQGFFEVFVETY; encoded by the coding sequence ATGAAATCTTTAAAAGGCACAAAAACGGCTGAAAACTTGATGAAAGCATTCGCCGGTGAATCGCAAGCTAGGAACCGCTATACATATTACGCTTCAGTCGCAAAAAAAGAGGGATACGTACAAATCGCCAACTTATTTACCGAAACGGCCGATAACGAGAAAGAACACGCAAAACGTTTTTTTAAGTTTCTTGTTGAAAGTTTAGATGGAGAAATGGTAGAAATTAATGCATCTTACCCAGTTGCCCTGGGCGATACCAAAGCAAATCTTCTTGCTGCGGCACAAGGTGAAAATGAAGAGTGGGCAGAACTCTACCCCCATTTTGCGGATGTAGCAGAAGAAGAAGGATTCCCGGCAATTGCCGTGGTTTTCAGAAAGATAGCTGATGTTGAGAAACACCATGAGGCAAGATATCGGAAGCTGTATAACAATCTGCTCAATGATACAGTTTTCAAAAAATCCAGCACCGTACAATGGAAATGCAACAATTGCGGATACATTCACGAAGGCGAGACCGCTCCTCAAATCTGCCCGGCCTGCGCTCACCCTCAAGGATTTTTTGAAGTATTCGTTGAAACTTATTAA
- the pxpC_2 gene encoding 5-oxoprolinase subunit C: protein MITVIHQGHFTTIQDEGRWGYQAYGMPSAGAMDRYSCRVANLLVGNKINAAVIEMTMFGASFKFDEEQLVAVCGADMQGRLNDAPISNWSSFLVPKRGEIKFASATTGYRTYLAVRGGVDVPVVLESRSTYTRARVGGYEGRALQQGDVLYVGQDGAFQVHTQNLESQYIPQYGEQINLRVLLGPQDNMFTPEAISTFFESVYTITDQSDRIGYRLKGPRIMHTGKADIVSDAVCLGAIQIPANGMPVIMTADHPTTDGFAKLGSVIRADLSILAQARPGGTIRFRCIGEQEAIEALKHEKQCYISITKLCQDG, encoded by the coding sequence ATGATTACTGTGATTCATCAAGGTCATTTTACAACCATACAAGATGAAGGGCGCTGGGGTTACCAGGCGTATGGTATGCCAAGCGCGGGAGCAATGGACAGGTATTCCTGCCGTGTGGCCAATCTGTTGGTTGGCAACAAGATCAATGCTGCCGTAATTGAGATGACTATGTTTGGAGCATCATTCAAATTTGACGAGGAGCAACTTGTGGCTGTTTGTGGCGCTGATATGCAGGGGAGATTAAATGACGCGCCGATAAGTAACTGGTCATCTTTTCTTGTTCCGAAGCGAGGTGAAATTAAATTCGCTTCTGCAACAACCGGTTACCGGACATATCTGGCTGTTCGAGGAGGAGTGGATGTTCCTGTAGTCTTGGAAAGCCGATCCACTTATACTCGGGCAAGAGTTGGGGGTTATGAAGGTAGGGCTTTGCAGCAGGGGGATGTACTATACGTCGGACAAGATGGCGCGTTCCAAGTACACACGCAAAATTTAGAATCCCAATACATTCCACAGTATGGTGAGCAAATTAATTTAAGAGTCCTCCTCGGGCCGCAAGACAATATGTTTACTCCAGAAGCAATAAGTACCTTTTTCGAAAGCGTATACACCATTACAGATCAATCAGACCGAATAGGCTACCGGCTTAAGGGGCCCAGAATTATGCATACCGGCAAAGCGGATATAGTCTCTGATGCAGTGTGTTTAGGAGCCATTCAAATACCTGCAAATGGCATGCCGGTCATTATGACTGCTGATCATCCGACTACAGATGGATTTGCTAAGCTTGGCTCGGTGATTAGGGCCGATTTGTCAATACTGGCACAGGCTAGGCCAGGAGGTACCATTCGCTTCAGGTGTATTGGCGAGCAAGAAGCAATCGAGGCTTTAAAGCACGAGAAGCAATGCTATATTAGCATCACTAAATTGTGTCAGGATGGATAA
- the lpp_1 gene encoding Major outer membrane lipoprotein Lpp, which produces MPLPVSVYWHLKIYIVCLIKLDYNTVNRKTRTFVRRGRFMSRGDAMSQERFDHLEKMIEQLIHMVGHNNAVTEELCQRMDRLETKVDNLEIKVNSLETKVDNLEIKVNSLETKVDNLETKVDNLEIKVNSLETKVDNLEIKVNSLETKVDNLEIKVNSLETKIDNLESKVGCLEAKVDNGFEGLTGMVHLLGDKTEAIPRIESKLDVLNNRLFEQEAEINLLKRAK; this is translated from the coding sequence GTGCCGTTACCGGTTTCCGTATATTGGCACCTGAAAATCTATATTGTTTGTCTTATAAAACTGGATTATAATACAGTTAATAGAAAGACCAGAACTTTTGTCCGTAGGGGAAGATTTATGTCGCGAGGTGACGCCATGAGCCAAGAAAGGTTTGACCACCTGGAAAAAATGATAGAACAACTTATTCATATGGTAGGGCACAATAACGCCGTTACCGAAGAGTTGTGTCAACGGATGGACCGCCTGGAGACCAAAGTAGACAATCTGGAGATCAAGGTAAATAGCCTGGAGACCAAAGTAGACAATCTGGAGATCAAGGTAAATAGCCTGGAGACCAAAGTAGATAATCTGGAGACCAAAGTAGATAATCTGGAGATCAAGGTAAATAGCCTGGAGACCAAAGTAGACAATCTGGAGATCAAGGTAAATAGCCTGGAGACCAAAGTAGATAATCTGGAGATCAAGGTAAATAGCCTGGAGACCAAAATAGACAATCTGGAAAGCAAAGTAGGCTGTCTGGAAGCCAAAGTTGATAATGGCTTTGAAGGGCTTACCGGTATGGTTCATCTCTTGGGTGACAAAACCGAAGCCATACCTCGCATCGAATCTAAACTGGACGTTTTAAATAACCGTCTGTTTGAGCAGGAAGCTGAAATTAATCTGCTGAAACGCGCTAAGTAA
- the cobO_1 gene encoding Corrinoid adenosyltransferase: protein MAERQGLIIVNTGNGKGKTTAALGLGMRAWGQGLKVLVVQFIKGNWKCGELQAAEKMGPDFVIRQMGQGFVKKSSGDAIDDHRSAAQEALQAAKTEIMSGKWDMVILDEINYAVNFGLVSLDTVLELIEMKPSSVHIVLTGREANPAIIDRADLVTEMKEIKHQLHKGIKAQKGIEF, encoded by the coding sequence ATGGCAGAAAGACAAGGGTTAATTATTGTAAATACGGGAAACGGCAAAGGCAAAACAACAGCGGCTTTAGGCCTGGGAATGCGGGCCTGGGGACAGGGGCTTAAGGTGCTGGTCGTACAATTTATCAAAGGCAATTGGAAGTGCGGCGAATTGCAGGCTGCTGAGAAAATGGGACCGGATTTTGTCATACGCCAGATGGGACAAGGTTTTGTTAAAAAGTCTTCAGGCGATGCTATCGATGATCATAGAAGCGCGGCCCAAGAAGCTTTGCAGGCAGCTAAAACGGAAATTATGTCCGGGAAGTGGGACATGGTTATTCTGGATGAGATCAACTATGCCGTTAATTTTGGGCTGGTCTCTTTGGATACAGTTCTGGAATTAATAGAAATGAAACCTTCATCTGTGCACATTGTGCTTACCGGACGCGAGGCAAATCCGGCGATTATCGACAGGGCCGATTTGGTTACAGAGATGAAGGAAATAAAGCATCAGCTCCATAAGGGAATAAAGGCGCAAAAGGGAATAGAATTTTAG
- the cbiK_3 gene encoding Sirohydrochlorin cobaltochelatase — translation MSFCLAMIVGFASPSQAFAAPVKKAIVVVSFGTTFPEERRESIEAVENKIRAGFPEYEVRRAFTSKIVMKRMAETQNIQVDSLEQALEKLYKDGYKEVIVQSTHLTPGEEYDNKIVAVVHKYAKDFDKIVIGRPVLVYDGSNGTPDDFAIAVKALKSQMPLLQLHDRSVVFMGHGSPHQHNPAYGKLQQAFDTAGVHAVVGVVEEVDHPNYGDAVALLKERNIKRVILMPLMLVAGDHANNDMAGDEPDSWKNLLAADGFQVVDIYLHGLGANSEFQNIYVQHIKDAIEEKYVKSY, via the coding sequence TTGTCTTTCTGCCTGGCAATGATCGTTGGTTTTGCAAGTCCGTCTCAGGCGTTTGCCGCACCTGTTAAAAAGGCAATTGTTGTAGTGAGTTTTGGCACCACCTTTCCGGAAGAACGGAGAGAATCCATTGAGGCTGTCGAGAATAAAATCCGTGCCGGTTTTCCGGAGTATGAGGTCCGCCGGGCATTCACGTCCAAGATTGTTATGAAACGAATGGCCGAAACCCAGAACATACAAGTGGATAGTTTAGAACAAGCTTTAGAAAAGCTCTACAAAGATGGATACAAGGAAGTCATCGTGCAGTCAACCCACCTTACTCCCGGAGAAGAATATGACAACAAAATTGTGGCTGTTGTCCATAAATATGCGAAAGATTTTGATAAAATTGTGATTGGCCGTCCGGTATTGGTTTACGATGGCAGCAATGGTACGCCTGATGATTTTGCGATTGCTGTAAAAGCCTTAAAAAGCCAAATGCCGCTTCTTCAGCTGCATGATCGTTCGGTCGTATTTATGGGCCATGGTTCGCCGCATCAACATAACCCTGCTTACGGTAAATTGCAACAGGCCTTTGATACTGCGGGAGTGCATGCGGTGGTAGGGGTTGTTGAAGAGGTCGACCATCCCAATTACGGCGATGCTGTGGCATTGCTGAAAGAACGCAACATAAAACGGGTCATTCTGATGCCGCTTATGCTGGTAGCCGGTGACCATGCAAACAATGACATGGCGGGAGACGAGCCTGACTCCTGGAAAAACCTCCTTGCCGCCGATGGTTTCCAAGTAGTTGATATCTATTTGCACGGCTTGGGAGCAAACTCTGAATTCCAGAATATTTATGTCCAGCATATTAAAGATGCCATCGAAGAAAAATACGTGAAAAGTTACTAA
- the cbiK_2 gene encoding Sirohydrochlorin cobaltochelatase, which produces MVHIVKNKAILVVSFGTTYPDALKSAVESTENKIRAAFPDYEVRRAFTSRMVIKKLAERDGAIIDTEQQALERLREECYREVYIQPLHVVAGEEYDKVKRLVVHYLHSKLFDRIALGRPLLYYAGQEGKPDDYLLAIKALMTQLPELGKQEAVVFMGHGGLHPANAAYAALQLKLEEAGLRNVFVYTVEGFPALGPVIEKLKQMAVTKVALMPFMLVAGDHANNDMAGDEDDSAKSQLVKAGFEVDVHVRGLGEIPAIQDIYIQHLREAIEQPWAHKHKKHG; this is translated from the coding sequence TTGGTACATATCGTTAAGAACAAAGCCATCTTGGTTGTAAGTTTTGGTACTACTTATCCGGATGCCTTGAAATCAGCCGTCGAAAGTACAGAAAACAAAATCCGGGCAGCCTTTCCGGACTACGAAGTGCGCCGGGCGTTTACCTCCCGTATGGTCATTAAAAAGCTGGCTGAGCGGGACGGTGCGATTATTGACACCGAACAACAAGCATTGGAACGGTTACGGGAAGAATGCTACCGGGAAGTATACATTCAGCCGCTGCATGTGGTGGCCGGTGAGGAATATGATAAGGTAAAAAGACTGGTTGTTCATTATCTACATAGTAAGTTGTTTGACCGGATCGCCCTGGGGCGTCCCCTGCTGTATTATGCAGGACAAGAGGGTAAGCCGGACGATTATTTGCTTGCCATAAAAGCGCTTATGACACAATTACCGGAATTAGGCAAGCAAGAGGCCGTCGTGTTTATGGGGCATGGCGGGCTGCATCCCGCGAATGCGGCCTACGCTGCTTTACAACTGAAACTGGAAGAAGCCGGATTGCGGAATGTGTTTGTATACACCGTTGAGGGGTTTCCGGCACTCGGTCCGGTTATTGAAAAACTCAAGCAAATGGCGGTAACGAAAGTGGCGCTCATGCCGTTTATGCTGGTAGCCGGTGATCATGCCAACAATGATATGGCCGGTGATGAAGACGATTCGGCGAAATCACAACTGGTTAAGGCCGGGTTCGAAGTAGATGTACATGTTCGTGGATTGGGTGAGATTCCAGCCATTCAGGATATTTACATACAGCATTTACGAGAGGCTATTGAGCAGCCTTGGGCGCATAAACACAAAAAACACGGATAA
- the tolR gene encoding Tol-Pal system protein TolR: protein MRLRNLRLQRQPKLMIIPMIDIIFFLLVFFIMSTLYMVDQQTIPVNLPQAASAQTEKPRSVAVAVTRDGRILFDQEDIPLELLKKRAQVELSKQSDLVFVLRSDKQAEYGKVVAVLDELKLAGAQRVAIATERKAK from the coding sequence ATGAGACTGCGTAATCTGCGGTTGCAGCGCCAACCCAAGCTCATGATCATTCCTATGATTGACATCATTTTTTTTCTGTTGGTGTTTTTCATTATGAGTACATTATATATGGTCGACCAGCAGACCATTCCGGTCAACTTGCCGCAGGCGGCGTCTGCGCAGACGGAAAAGCCGCGCAGCGTCGCGGTCGCCGTGACCCGGGACGGACGCATTTTATTTGACCAGGAAGACATTCCCTTAGAGCTCTTAAAAAAGCGGGCCCAGGTGGAACTGAGTAAACAAAGTGATCTGGTCTTTGTATTACGCTCTGATAAGCAGGCTGAATACGGAAAAGTTGTGGCGGTGCTGGATGAATTAAAACTGGCAGGTGCGCAACGGGTGGCTATCGCAACGGAAAGGAAGGCGAAGTAA
- the cobN_3 gene encoding Aerobic cobaltochelatase subunit CobN, whose protein sequence is MAYQTALIETIEAQSMNAIAVFSHWARNAELKAPGVDDAVRAYFYDTGVPALDVLINTFKFSLTVGRPVDQEFLHELGVPVLQAYALLRPYEEWKNSIEGMNPVEISCSIAMPEFDGIIHAVPVAGKQQASDGTTQYKPIPERINRVVSKAAKWAKLRRKKNSEKKIAIIFHNYPATNSNIGSAQGLDSPASIRLLLARMADRGYKVDHVPPDSRALMDDLLATATNDRRFLTDEQIEQAAGKVSAAEYRQWFDRLEPETREQLTKDWGLPPGDVFNYDGHLLVPGMLNGNIFITVQPPRGFSEDPGKLYHSPDCAPTHHYLAYYHWVRDIWQADAVVHVGAHGTLEWLPGKGTGLSRQCYPDLAIGDLPNVYPYLITIVGEGIQAKRRGAACLIGHLPPPMSHAGSYDELAELEKLLDEYCHFKQNQPGNAEVVAGLIRAKVVEAHLQEDISEQEFVSFDDYVQRLHGYVTDIKNMQIRVGLHVLGCPPQEDVLVEYLLALTRLENGETPSLPQTIAAIHGYDYYELIEHSGTLLPDGSKTFGVLADDIRTKCRQVVAWLYDHDFDADQIDAIVTLPWAGAAEPELQDDLRQVARYICQNIVPNVEKTEQEMTNLLAALEDRFVEPGPAGAPTSGMADILPTGRNFYGVDPRALPSPAAWEIGKTLGDGVIERYIAEEGRYPENIGMIFWSGSNMRSHGQCIAEFLYLLGVRPVWQRSSQRVVDLEIIPAAELKRPRIDVTARVGGLFRDTMPMAVKWMDKAVSLVAHLDESPEINYVRKHVLADAEQLTEQGIDNLTAWEQACYRVFGCPPGSYGAGVGHVLEEKNWETVDDLAKVYVRWGAHAYGAKVSGVFVPELFSRRLGSLDVTIKNEDNREVHMLSSDDFNAYHGGMIAAVRSLKGQAPRSYCGDSSDRQHVALRSLDEEFKRLFRGEVMNPKYIEGMKQHGYKGAADLAGVVAHCYDWDATSAVMENWMYDGLAQKYALDPGLQEWMRDVNPWALQRIAEKLLEADQRDLWQADEQTKQELQKIYLEIEGELEERSDG, encoded by the coding sequence GTGGCATATCAAACGGCACTGATTGAAACAATCGAAGCGCAAAGTATGAATGCCATCGCTGTGTTCAGCCACTGGGCGCGTAACGCTGAACTCAAAGCGCCCGGGGTGGACGATGCGGTGCGCGCTTATTTTTATGATACCGGTGTCCCGGCCCTTGACGTATTGATCAATACCTTCAAGTTCTCCCTCACGGTAGGCCGCCCGGTGGACCAGGAGTTTTTGCACGAGCTTGGTGTGCCGGTCCTTCAGGCGTACGCGCTGCTGCGGCCCTATGAGGAATGGAAGAACAGTATCGAGGGCATGAACCCGGTGGAAATATCATGCAGTATAGCTATGCCCGAATTTGACGGTATTATTCACGCCGTACCGGTGGCCGGTAAACAGCAGGCATCGGACGGGACCACACAGTACAAACCCATCCCTGAGCGGATAAACCGTGTGGTTTCTAAAGCTGCGAAGTGGGCCAAGCTGCGCCGTAAGAAGAACAGTGAGAAAAAAATCGCTATTATCTTTCATAATTATCCGGCCACCAATTCCAATATCGGCAGCGCCCAGGGCTTGGACTCGCCTGCCAGCATACGCCTGCTGCTGGCACGTATGGCTGATCGTGGCTACAAAGTAGACCATGTCCCGCCAGACAGCCGGGCGCTGATGGATGACCTGCTGGCGACAGCTACCAATGACCGGCGGTTTCTGACCGATGAGCAGATTGAACAGGCGGCCGGCAAGGTGAGCGCGGCTGAGTACCGGCAGTGGTTTGACCGATTAGAACCTGAGACCCGGGAGCAACTGACCAAAGACTGGGGATTACCACCCGGTGATGTGTTTAATTATGACGGACACTTGCTGGTTCCCGGGATGCTAAATGGCAATATTTTTATTACCGTGCAGCCGCCGCGGGGGTTCAGCGAAGATCCGGGGAAGCTCTACCATTCTCCGGATTGTGCGCCGACCCACCATTATCTGGCCTATTACCATTGGGTACGGGATATCTGGCAAGCGGATGCCGTGGTGCATGTAGGCGCACATGGAACGCTGGAATGGCTGCCTGGCAAAGGGACCGGCCTGTCACGCCAATGCTATCCCGATTTGGCTATTGGCGATTTGCCCAATGTATATCCCTATTTAATTACCATTGTCGGTGAAGGTATTCAGGCCAAGCGGCGCGGTGCGGCCTGTCTTATCGGCCATTTGCCGCCGCCTATGAGTCATGCCGGTAGTTATGATGAATTGGCTGAACTTGAAAAACTTCTGGACGAGTATTGTCATTTTAAGCAGAACCAACCGGGAAATGCCGAAGTTGTGGCCGGCCTTATCCGCGCCAAAGTGGTTGAGGCTCATTTGCAGGAAGATATTTCTGAACAAGAATTCGTATCTTTTGACGACTATGTCCAGCGTCTGCATGGCTATGTCACCGATATTAAAAACATGCAGATCCGGGTAGGACTGCATGTACTGGGGTGTCCGCCGCAGGAGGATGTACTGGTGGAGTACTTGCTGGCGCTAACGCGTTTGGAAAACGGCGAAACACCGTCACTACCGCAAACGATTGCTGCCATCCACGGGTACGACTATTATGAACTCATCGAACACAGCGGCACACTGCTGCCGGACGGCAGCAAGACTTTTGGGGTTCTGGCGGACGATATCCGGACAAAGTGCCGGCAAGTTGTCGCTTGGCTCTATGACCACGACTTTGACGCCGATCAGATTGACGCAATTGTAACATTGCCGTGGGCCGGAGCGGCCGAACCTGAATTGCAGGATGACCTCAGGCAAGTAGCCCGGTATATTTGCCAAAATATCGTACCTAATGTAGAAAAGACTGAACAGGAAATGACTAACCTGCTGGCGGCGTTGGAAGACCGGTTTGTTGAACCCGGACCGGCAGGCGCTCCGACCAGCGGCATGGCCGACATTTTGCCGACCGGACGCAACTTTTACGGTGTTGACCCGCGCGCATTGCCTTCACCAGCCGCCTGGGAGATCGGCAAGACGCTGGGCGACGGTGTGATTGAGCGGTATATCGCCGAAGAGGGGCGGTATCCTGAGAATATTGGCATGATTTTTTGGAGCGGGTCCAATATGCGCAGTCATGGTCAGTGTATTGCCGAATTCTTGTATTTACTGGGAGTGCGCCCTGTATGGCAGCGGAGCAGCCAGCGGGTTGTCGATTTGGAAATCATCCCGGCAGCGGAACTGAAGCGGCCGCGCATTGATGTGACCGCCCGCGTCGGCGGCTTATTCCGCGACACCATGCCTATGGCCGTTAAATGGATGGATAAGGCCGTCTCCTTAGTGGCCCATCTGGACGAAAGCCCGGAAATCAATTATGTGCGCAAGCACGTGCTCGCTGACGCGGAACAATTGACTGAACAGGGGATTGACAATCTTACGGCGTGGGAGCAGGCGTGTTACCGCGTGTTTGGCTGTCCGCCGGGGAGCTATGGCGCCGGGGTCGGCCATGTACTGGAAGAAAAGAATTGGGAAACGGTTGATGATTTGGCCAAGGTGTATGTGCGTTGGGGCGCCCACGCCTACGGTGCCAAAGTGAGCGGCGTTTTTGTGCCCGAGTTGTTCAGCCGCCGGCTGGGCAGTCTGGACGTTACAATCAAAAACGAAGACAACCGGGAAGTGCACATGCTTAGTTCGGATGATTTTAATGCCTACCATGGCGGCATGATTGCCGCGGTGCGCAGTCTGAAAGGCCAAGCGCCGCGCTCATATTGCGGTGACAGTTCTGACCGGCAGCATGTGGCGCTGCGCAGCTTGGACGAAGAGTTTAAACGCTTGTTCCGTGGTGAAGTAATGAACCCTAAATATATTGAAGGCATGAAACAGCATGGGTATAAAGGGGCAGCCGACCTGGCCGGGGTGGTAGCCCATTGCTATGATTGGGACGCGACCAGTGCGGTTATGGAAAACTGGATGTATGACGGTTTGGCGCAAAAATATGCGCTTGATCCGGGTCTGCAAGAATGGATGCGCGATGTTAATCCCTGGGCCTTGCAGCGCATTGCCGAAAAACTGCTGGAAGCTGATCAGCGTGATCTGTGGCAGGCCGATGAACAAACCAAGCAAGAATTACAAAAAATATATCTGGAGATTGAAGGCGAACTGGAAGAGCGTAGTGACGGGTAG
- the tolQ_2 gene encoding Tol-Pal system protein TolQ, translated as MDLLLESFAVFHKGGPVMYLLLLCSLFVAAIGVERFLYYRKTGTDMNTLIERITPALEQCDWAAAQEVCRQTGGIAAMVAGKGLQYLQCGCSTIESVLEGEAALAAAKLRENLNHLDTIVTIAPLLGLLGTVIGMISSFSVMNIKAGQPQAITGGVGEALVATASGLCVATVAMVVYSYFNHRLDKIITDIEQICILLIGHIRREKQHETA; from the coding sequence TTGGATCTTTTGTTGGAGAGTTTTGCTGTGTTTCACAAAGGCGGGCCGGTCATGTATCTGCTTTTGCTATGCTCGTTGTTCGTAGCGGCTATTGGTGTCGAACGCTTTTTGTATTACCGGAAAACCGGCACCGATATGAATACATTGATTGAGCGGATTACACCGGCGCTTGAGCAGTGTGACTGGGCAGCCGCTCAGGAGGTTTGCCGGCAGACAGGCGGTATTGCCGCCATGGTTGCCGGCAAAGGCTTGCAGTATTTGCAGTGTGGCTGCTCTACCATCGAAAGCGTATTGGAAGGAGAAGCAGCGCTGGCAGCGGCCAAACTCCGTGAAAACCTCAATCATTTGGATACGATCGTTACCATTGCGCCGCTGCTGGGGCTTCTGGGAACAGTCATTGGCATGATTAGCTCGTTCAGTGTTATGAATATTAAGGCCGGTCAGCCGCAAGCCATAACCGGCGGTGTGGGGGAGGCGCTGGTGGCTACTGCGTCCGGGCTGTGTGTAGCTACTGTGGCGATGGTTGTCTATAGCTATTTTAATCACCGTTTAGACAAAATAATTACTGACATCGAACAAATATGCATTTTGCTCATTGGGCACATAAGGCGGGAGAAACAACATGAGACTGCGTAA